TAGCACATGCCGTCTATGAGAATAAGACGGAGTATGTACCAGGTTAAAAATAATATTAAGAAAAATTAAATAATATGTCTTTTAGGAGAGTTTGTGAGTTGACTTTTGACACAGTATCTGACGACTAAATTGATAGTATACAATATACTTAGTACGGTATACCATATCTATGTAACGCACTACGCACCACGATATACTATATACTATTTAAGGAGTTCTCAAGGGAAGGTATTCCCCTTGAATAATTGTAATATATGCTAAAATGTAATCAAAGTACAACATCATTAATAATATTTATTTCTTAGGAGAAAAAAGTGCACTCCCCAAAACTACATCCCTGGCATATTCCACCAGAACGGGCAGTAATTTATCAGAAGAGGTTGTCCCGATATATTTCGTTAGTGCCAAATTTTACCCAGATAAGAATAATTGCCGGAGTTGACGCCAGTTATAACAAACAAAATATTATTGGTGGTATTGCTATATTGACTTATCCTGACTTAACCTTACTTGACTATGATTCTGAAGTTAAACCAGTAAATTTCCCCTACATACCAGGTCTTCTTACCTTCAGAGAGGGACCTGTTTTAATAGAATTGTTTCGGAAAATAAAATGGAATCCTGATGTCATTTTCTTTGACAGACAGGGTATCGCTCACCCCAGGAGAATGGGTATTGCTACTCATATGGGTTTATTATTAGATCGGCCAACTATCGGCTGTGCTAAGTCACATCTAACAGGTAATTACACCAAGCCAGGTAAACACAAAGGATCCTATTCTATCTTGTTTCATAAAGATAGCATTATCGGTGCAGTGGTAAGAACCCGAAATAATGTAAAACCAGTCTTTGTTTCTCCTGGTAATCATATAAATCTAGAAAAGGCAATCGAGTTAACTCTGTCTTGCACAGTTAGTTACCGTATTCCTGAACCAATAAGGCAGGCACATATTTTGGTCCAAAAAATAAAAAAGGAGTGGAAGTAATGAATGTAGAAATTATCAGTATTGGCAATGAAATTCTATGTGGTAATATAATTGACACTAATGCAAATTATATCATTAAAAAATTAAGGGAAATAAATCTTAATGTACAGCACGTCTCTGCTGTCGGTGATGATGAAAGAGAACTGATTGCGCAATTGCAAGAATCCTATCAACGTTCTCAAATTATCATTACTACCGGAGGATTGGGACCTACAGAAGATGACCTTACTTTTCAATCAATTGCTAAAGCATTCGGGATAAAACTTGTTAGATATCCAGAAGCTGAAAAACATATGGTGGAAATATTAAATAGAATAAATGTCACTATTTCACCGAGCAATCTAAAGCAAGCTTTCTTACCTGAAGGCTCCCGGTGTATTCTCAATCCTTATGGAACTGCGCCTGCTATGATCCTGGAAAAAGAGGGTAGAATAATTGTTGCCCTTCCGGGCGTTCCCCTAGAAATGAAAAATTTAATAACGGAACAAATTATTCCATTCTTAGAAAAAAGGTTTCCTAACCTTCAGCATATGCAATCCCAAATTATTAGAATAAGCGGCCTGGGGGAATCGACTGTAAATGATAAGATTAAAGATTTCATCAACCGTAACCATAAACTAAATATTGGCATTTATGCCAGTCCAGAAGACATCCAAATTCAGTTAAACGCTCTGGCTAAAACACCGGAAGAAACAAAAAAGATTTTAGATCAGGCTTCTGAACAGCTTAAAGTGCTTCTAGGAGATTATATCTTTGGTTATAACCAGCAATCTCTGGAAGAAGTTATTGGCAATCTGCTAAGAACAAGAAAGTTAACACTGGCTGTGGCAGAATCATGTACTGGGGGAATGCTAGGAGAAATAATAACTTCAGTCCCAGGTAGTTCAGACTATTTTAAAGGTGGAATTATTAGTTATGATGGAGAGCTTAAAGAAAAGCTATTAGATGTATCCCGTGATGTTATGATTCAGTTCGGACAGGTCAGTGAACCAGTCGCCCGAGCAATGGCAGAGGGTATCCGTAAAAAGTGTAACAGTGACATTGGAATAAGTGTAACTGGGATTGCTGGTCCGGGAGGAGGAAGTCCAGGAAAACCAGTGGGATTGGTTTACATTGCTCTAGCTGATGAAAAACAGACCCTGGTACAGAAACATCAATTACATAAAGATAGGCAAATCATCCGTTTGCGTTCTGCACGTCGGGCTTTAAATACTCTAAGAGTATATCTTATTAACTATATCCAGTAAAAAACTGATATTATTTTCAAGGGTTAAGTCCCTGTCCCAGTCAATAAGGACTATATTTAAACCTTACTCTAGTCAACAAGGACATTCCCTTGAACTTAGTAAGGAAAGAAATCAAGCAATATCTAAATGGTCTATCTTTTTCTCATTAAGCTGCTTGATTATCTTAAATTGCGATATAACAACTGTTTTATTGGTAGAAAATTGTTTATTATTTTTTTTACACCATTTCTGAAAGGTCTTTTTATATTGTTCTACAACATTTTTGACACTATATTCTTTCAGGGTATCTGATTCTTTAATAAAATCACTAATTTTTTCAAATGGTTCCAGAGTGATCCCGGTAATTTCTAAGGCAGCAACAGGTATTCCTTTCCAATTATTCAAAAGAGCATAATCGCCGATTTCCGGAATAAGCTGATGGTATAAGTTATATTGATCTTTTAATTCAACTATTATTTTTTGCTGACTATTAAGAATTGCTCGATTAAATTCTTCAATATCTTTTTTCCCGTATCCGTTTTTAACAATATGAAAGTGGTTTTTTCTTTCAGTAAATTCATTTAATAAAATATCATAATAGGCTTCAATAATCGATTTACCGCTGAGAGAAGAAAAAGATTCTGATTCTCCAATACAGTTGATAGGTATCCATTGTATATTTCTGTATTTGGTTAAATCAAAGAGAACTTCCGATGATTCTTTACCCGGGCATAAAAAGAGATAAAGCTGTTGTTCATTACGAAAGATATCTAAAATGATTTTTTTACCAATCAAACTGGACTTGAGTGGAATAAAAGCTTGTTTAGCTAACAGCTCTACATTTAATCTATTAGAAGGTTTGTTAATGGGGTCTTCTACTTCTGGTAAAAACCAACTATTATCAGCCAATCTGTTTTTTGTTTTTACCCATAAAGCTTTGTGTTCTCTATCCAGGATTAAGAGAAAAGCCATATCAACTCCTGTAGCTATTGATACTAAGGAAAGACTTTTTTGTTAATACCCGCTTATTCAGAGTATTGTGCTCGATAAAAAATAACATTTTTCTGATCTATCTTTAGAACTTAGATTATAATTTCCCTTATCTTTATTTATATAAATTAATTTCTTGGAAAAAAATAAGTTTTGTAATATTATAAAGGTATCAATCAAAAACTGAGGAAATAGCAAATTAGAAAAAGGCTGTTAAAGTCTTTTTTTGTTATTATAGCATATAAATATTAGTTTTTTAAGAAAAATATAAATCAATATTTTAGAGCATCCGAATTGCAAAAATTCAGATGCTCTAAAATGAAATTTTTTATAAACCATATACTGGATTATTCTCCTGACCATCGTGCAATAAACATTTTTTATGAACATCAAGATTTTGGTCAAAATACAAAAGGTAATTAATTATGACAAGAAGAACAAGTAGAGATTTAACTGAAGGAAATATAATAAAAAATTTACTGGTGGTTTCTATGCCCACCATGTTTGGATTCTTTGCTCAAACCCTTTATGATTTGATTGATATGGTCTGGATTGGAAGAATTTCTGCTCAGGCAGTAGCTGGAGTGGCTATTTTTGTAACTATTTTCTGGTTTGCCGATATTGTAAATGAAATTATTGGAATTAGCTCAGTATCTCTCATCTCTCAAAATTATGGAGCAGGCAAACTGGAAAAAACAAAACAAATAATTGAACAATCGATTTTCTTTAAAGCTATCGTTTCTCTGATTATGTCAGTCATACTAATTTTAATTTTAAGACCACTCAGCATATTTTTTTCCAATGATCCTATGGTAGTTAACCATATCTTAGATTATGGAATTATCCGTTCTATTTTTCTTCCCTTTATGTTTTCATCATTCAGTGTCAACACAGCTTTACGTTGTATTGGTGATGCCAGGAGTCCTATGTTTATTATGATATTAACTTCCATTCTAAATATCGTCCTGGATCCAATTTTGATGTTTGATACTATTCCCGGCACCTCCATTGCGGGAATGGGACTGGGAATTCGGGGAGCAGCTATTGCCACTGTAATATCAACTATAGTTGCTTTTTCAATAGGTCTATTTATTCTATTATCCGGTAAAAGTTATATCAAAATATCTTTCTCTGGCCTATTTAAATTAAGCAAAGAAAACATGAAAAAATTTAGCATTATTGGACTACCCACTGGTTTGGAAATGTTTTTCCGGCAGGGTGGTCA
This portion of the Atribacterota bacterium genome encodes:
- a CDS encoding MATE family efflux transporter, coding for MTRRTSRDLTEGNIIKNLLVVSMPTMFGFFAQTLYDLIDMVWIGRISAQAVAGVAIFVTIFWFADIVNEIIGISSVSLISQNYGAGKLEKTKQIIEQSIFFKAIVSLIMSVILILILRPLSIFFSNDPMVVNHILDYGIIRSIFLPFMFSSFSVNTALRCIGDARSPMFIMILTSILNIVLDPILMFDTIPGTSIAGMGLGIRGAAIATVISTIVAFSIGLFILLSGKSYIKISFSGLFKLSKENMKKFSIIGLPTGLEMFFRQGGQFLLLKFVSIYGTLALATFGIGMKLFNLVFLPLLGLSMGGSTVAGQNLGANKIERTHRTAIWASLLGIFITGIIASFTLLFPEFIIKIFINQREVIEIGKKMVYIISPSFIAVAISMGLNTVFAGSGYNFPYLFSGIASRWFFQIPYSALVVYVLHLPITYIWIGFLVAEFIELLVIYIFYQKGRWKITRV
- a CDS encoding endonuclease V; this encodes MHSPKLHPWHIPPERAVIYQKRLSRYISLVPNFTQIRIIAGVDASYNKQNIIGGIAILTYPDLTLLDYDSEVKPVNFPYIPGLLTFREGPVLIELFRKIKWNPDVIFFDRQGIAHPRRMGIATHMGLLLDRPTIGCAKSHLTGNYTKPGKHKGSYSILFHKDSIIGAVVRTRNNVKPVFVSPGNHINLEKAIELTLSCTVSYRIPEPIRQAHILVQKIKKEWK
- a CDS encoding competence/damage-inducible protein A, whose product is MNVEIISIGNEILCGNIIDTNANYIIKKLREINLNVQHVSAVGDDERELIAQLQESYQRSQIIITTGGLGPTEDDLTFQSIAKAFGIKLVRYPEAEKHMVEILNRINVTISPSNLKQAFLPEGSRCILNPYGTAPAMILEKEGRIIVALPGVPLEMKNLITEQIIPFLEKRFPNLQHMQSQIIRISGLGESTVNDKIKDFINRNHKLNIGIYASPEDIQIQLNALAKTPEETKKILDQASEQLKVLLGDYIFGYNQQSLEEVIGNLLRTRKLTLAVAESCTGGMLGEIITSVPGSSDYFKGGIISYDGELKEKLLDVSRDVMIQFGQVSEPVARAMAEGIRKKCNSDIGISVTGIAGPGGGSPGKPVGLVYIALADEKQTLVQKHQLHKDRQIIRLRSARRALNTLRVYLINYIQ
- a CDS encoding ASCH domain-containing protein codes for the protein MAFLLILDREHKALWVKTKNRLADNSWFLPEVEDPINKPSNRLNVELLAKQAFIPLKSSLIGKKIILDIFRNEQQLYLFLCPGKESSEVLFDLTKYRNIQWIPINCIGESESFSSLSGKSIIEAYYDILLNEFTERKNHFHIVKNGYGKKDIEEFNRAILNSQQKIIVELKDQYNLYHQLIPEIGDYALLNNWKGIPVAALEITGITLEPFEKISDFIKESDTLKEYSVKNVVEQYKKTFQKWCKKNNKQFSTNKTVVISQFKIIKQLNEKKIDHLDIA